A stretch of the Kushneria konosiri genome encodes the following:
- the trxA gene encoding thioredoxin: MANNVDVTSANFDQEVMQADKPVLLKFWAPWCGPCKMMAPVVDEVAEEKSGELKVVSINVDDAQGIAAEQGVRGVPTVMMFKDGAKVASLVGAQSKTQLVQFIDQNA; the protein is encoded by the coding sequence ATGGCTAACAATGTTGACGTTACCAGCGCCAATTTCGACCAGGAAGTCATGCAGGCTGACAAGCCTGTACTGCTCAAGTTCTGGGCTCCCTGGTGCGGTCCCTGCAAGATGATGGCCCCGGTGGTCGATGAGGTTGCCGAAGAGAAGTCCGGCGAACTCAAGGTGGTCAGCATCAATGTTGACGATGCTCAGGGCATCGCCGCTGAACAGGGCGTTCGCGGTGTTCCGACCGTCATGATGTTCAAGGATGGTGCCAAGGTTGCCTCGCTGGTTGGCGCACAGTCCAAGACTCAGCTGGTGCAGTTCATCGATCAAAACGCCTGA
- a CDS encoding AI-2E family transporter, producing MKSDPEQDQHHFPYHLILTFASLVIIVTGLKLGAGLFIPVLLSLFVAILCSRPVKWLHGRGMSVNLSILCVLFVVTLVSSLMIWLVMARLGDLVNQLPAMEQALGEHYTGLVQWFDALGLPIDAKAIQKALDPAMLMDSLPSLLGGIGNFITQFGIIIILIVFILYETLDFPYKLSQAIRQPHGSLERFTQFSRTLQRYLLVKTVISAITGGLIATCCLILQVEFALLWGVLGFFLNFIPNIGSIIAAVPAVLLTLIVPEGGVVKAAILSGAYVTINFVLGNLIEPRIMGQTLGMSTLAAFMSLVFWGWLFGPVGLFLSVPLTMSLKILLDSHPDTRWISILLGPNRERRRRAREGMPTED from the coding sequence ATGAAAAGCGACCCTGAGCAGGATCAGCACCATTTTCCCTACCACCTGATACTCACCTTTGCCTCGCTGGTCATCATCGTGACCGGCCTCAAGCTGGGCGCGGGGTTATTTATCCCGGTGCTGCTGTCGCTGTTTGTTGCCATTTTATGTTCACGTCCCGTTAAATGGCTTCATGGGCGAGGCATGAGCGTCAACCTGTCGATTCTTTGTGTCCTGTTTGTCGTGACGCTGGTCAGTTCGCTCATGATCTGGCTGGTGATGGCGCGACTGGGGGATCTGGTCAATCAACTTCCCGCCATGGAGCAGGCGCTCGGTGAGCACTATACCGGGCTGGTACAGTGGTTTGATGCACTTGGTCTGCCAATAGATGCCAAGGCGATTCAGAAGGCGCTTGACCCGGCAATGTTGATGGACTCTCTGCCTTCGCTTCTGGGCGGCATCGGCAATTTCATTACTCAATTCGGCATCATTATCATTCTGATCGTTTTTATCCTGTATGAGACGCTGGATTTTCCCTACAAGCTTTCTCAGGCCATCAGGCAGCCCCATGGAAGTCTTGAGCGGTTTACCCAGTTTTCCAGAACGCTTCAGCGTTATCTGCTGGTCAAAACGGTCATCAGCGCCATCACCGGAGGGTTAATTGCGACCTGCTGTCTGATTTTGCAGGTTGAGTTTGCATTGCTGTGGGGGGTGCTGGGCTTTTTCCTGAATTTCATTCCCAACATTGGCTCGATCATCGCAGCCGTACCGGCAGTGCTTCTGACCCTGATCGTGCCGGAAGGCGGGGTCGTCAAGGCCGCCATCCTCAGTGGCGCCTATGTCACGATCAATTTTGTACTGGGTAATCTCATCGAACCCCGCATCATGGGGCAGACGCTTGGAATGTCGACGCTGGCTGCCTTCATGTCACTGGTCTTCTGGGGCTGGCTGTTCGGCCCGGTGGGGCTTTTTTTGTCAGTGCCTCTGACCATGTCGCTCAAGATTCTGCTCGACAGTCATCCGGATACACGCTGGATTTCAATTCTGCTGGGACCCAACCGGGAGCGACGGCGGCGGGCACGAGAGGGTATGCCCACGGAAGATTGA
- a CDS encoding Bcr/CflA family multidrug efflux MFS transporter: protein MPIIGARRLALLVAANTALAPFAIDAYLPAIPALARHIDANIHLTELSISVFLLGMALGQLVFGPLSDRTGRKPVLLGGIITFTLSSLLLTRIDAFWPLMILRFLQALGGGACVVNSPAIVRDCFSGREAARVLSTMVMILMLAPLVAPTVGSVLLTLVDWWAIFLFLALYGAALLYLIITYLPETRTPDKRSPHGTGQVLRNYALVLKHREAMGYIAAVSLSFAGLFCFINNSPYVYMEYYGVSSQLYPFLFGANIVIMALSNRLNIRLLSRYSPQQLLRLGLGIQLTAGILIVASVLAGLDALWWMVVLIMFFVGVNGLISPNAVSSMLDHFPHMSATANAVLGSLQFTAGGLAGALVSGLQIESIWPMVLGMVSASLCANTLLRVLTPSVRAREKTL from the coding sequence TTGCCTATTATCGGAGCCAGGCGTCTGGCTTTGCTGGTGGCCGCCAATACGGCACTGGCCCCCTTTGCCATTGATGCCTACCTGCCTGCCATTCCTGCTCTTGCCCGGCACATTGATGCCAATATTCACCTGACCGAGCTCTCGATCAGTGTCTTTTTGCTTGGGATGGCGCTGGGGCAGCTGGTATTTGGCCCCCTGTCGGATCGCACTGGACGCAAACCGGTGCTTCTGGGCGGCATTATCACCTTTACGCTGTCCAGCCTATTGCTGACCCGAATCGATGCCTTCTGGCCGCTCATGATATTGCGATTTCTGCAGGCGCTTGGCGGTGGAGCCTGTGTGGTCAATTCCCCGGCTATCGTGCGGGACTGCTTCTCGGGGAGAGAGGCGGCGCGGGTGCTTTCAACGATGGTCATGATATTAATGCTGGCGCCGCTGGTGGCGCCTACGGTTGGAAGCGTGCTGCTGACACTGGTTGACTGGTGGGCCATCTTCCTGTTTCTGGCCCTGTATGGCGCGGCGCTGTTGTATTTGATCATCACTTATCTGCCTGAAACCCGAACGCCTGACAAGCGCTCGCCTCATGGCACAGGCCAGGTTCTGCGCAACTATGCGCTGGTGCTCAAGCATCGCGAAGCCATGGGCTATATCGCCGCTGTCTCCCTGTCCTTTGCGGGCCTGTTCTGTTTTATTAACAACTCTCCATATGTCTATATGGAATATTACGGCGTCTCCAGTCAGCTTTACCCGTTCCTCTTTGGGGCCAATATTGTGATCATGGCGCTTTCCAACCGCCTGAATATAAGGCTTCTGTCGCGCTATTCACCTCAGCAGCTTTTGAGGCTGGGGCTTGGCATTCAGCTGACGGCGGGGATATTGATTGTTGCATCGGTGCTCGCGGGTCTAGATGCGCTATGGTGGATGGTAGTACTGATCATGTTTTTCGTCGGCGTGAACGGGCTGATTTCACCCAATGCCGTCTCCTCCATGCTGGATCATTTTCCCCACATGAGTGCGACCGCCAATGCCGTACTGGGTAGTCTGCAGTTTACGGCCGGCGGTCTGGCAGGCGCGCTGGTCAGCGGGCTCCAGATAGAGAGTATCTGGCCGATGGTATTGGGTATGGTGAGTGCAAGCCTTTGCGCCAATACGCTTTTGCGTGTCCTGACGCCGTCTGTTCGTGCAAGGGAAAAGACATTGTGA
- a CDS encoding STAS domain-containing protein, which yields MDEGRLQAAFEKGTFVLRLTGDVRLTLCATLDQQVEPLAELPGLERVIIDLRQVINMDSTALGFLAKIALAVRQRIPGQPLVAVDHPDVRRMLDVMGFQKYVTIIDMPWSEPSDFSDLPALESSEEELRDRILEAHRTLAAMSEHNRIEFQPLIDLLESQREP from the coding sequence ATGGATGAAGGACGACTTCAGGCGGCTTTCGAAAAGGGCACCTTTGTGCTCAGGTTGACCGGAGATGTGCGCCTGACACTCTGTGCTACCCTGGACCAGCAGGTAGAGCCCCTGGCGGAGCTTCCGGGTCTTGAGCGTGTCATCATTGATCTGCGCCAGGTGATCAACATGGATTCCACGGCGCTTGGATTTCTGGCCAAGATTGCGCTCGCCGTTCGTCAGCGCATTCCGGGTCAGCCGCTGGTAGCGGTCGATCATCCCGATGTCAGGCGTATGCTTGATGTCATGGGATTTCAAAAATACGTTACCATCATCGATATGCCCTGGTCGGAGCCTTCTGATTTCAGCGATCTACCGGCGCTGGAAAGCAGTGAAGAAGAGCTGCGCGATCGAATTCTTGAGGCCCACCGTACACTGGCGGCGATGAGCGAACACAATCGCATCGAGTTTCAGCCGCTCATCGACCTGCTGGAATCCCAGCGAGAGCCCTGA
- a CDS encoding PP2C family protein-serine/threonine phosphatase, with translation MPVNTNRVALVDQPGARRDALYQALSACGRFTLLAADNIDALPEGLDGLIVHADIVPASQWASLVQRLPIVVISQERNSRALLAAVEAGVLDYVVDPVGHGLLLTQLMLRALDCRRVHASALRDRDRLEQLNEQLQTHLSTLRTDLQAGGQIQRRLQPMPCARLNGIEGDYWMAPSLYLSGDFLDYQAHGDRYVLFCFADVAGHGASSAFVTVLLKALFQRWLSRWNARLPENLPARWLARLNRELLDTGVGKHAAIVVGVIDCQTRTLHYSLGAQMPMPILATKGSVRQLKGEGPAVGLFPDVEYPTYHCELPEHFRLWLCSDGVFDCLAGNNLEERLSALCEHIGNAGSISDLKSSLALSDALPDDITFLTLSGFNDG, from the coding sequence ATGCCTGTCAATACGAATAGGGTAGCGCTTGTCGATCAGCCTGGAGCGCGTCGTGACGCGCTCTATCAGGCGTTGTCAGCGTGTGGCCGGTTTACGTTGCTGGCGGCTGACAACATCGATGCGCTGCCCGAAGGGCTTGATGGTCTGATCGTGCACGCTGATATCGTGCCGGCATCACAGTGGGCGTCGCTGGTGCAGCGCCTGCCCATTGTGGTCATCAGTCAGGAGCGCAACAGTCGAGCGCTGCTGGCGGCAGTCGAGGCCGGCGTTCTCGATTATGTGGTTGATCCGGTAGGACATGGGTTGCTTTTAACCCAGCTCATGCTCAGAGCGCTGGACTGTCGCCGTGTTCATGCCTCGGCGTTGCGTGATCGGGATCGTCTGGAACAGCTCAATGAACAGCTTCAGACGCATCTGAGCACGCTGCGTACCGATCTTCAGGCCGGCGGACAGATTCAGCGTCGGTTGCAGCCCATGCCGTGTGCCAGACTCAACGGCATCGAGGGCGATTACTGGATGGCGCCATCGCTCTATTTGTCGGGAGATTTTCTCGACTATCAGGCCCACGGTGATCGTTATGTCCTGTTCTGCTTTGCGGATGTGGCCGGACATGGTGCCTCGTCTGCCTTTGTCACGGTGCTGTTGAAGGCACTTTTTCAGCGCTGGCTATCGCGCTGGAATGCACGTCTGCCGGAAAATCTGCCGGCCAGATGGCTTGCTCGACTCAATCGGGAGCTTCTGGATACTGGTGTCGGCAAGCATGCGGCCATCGTGGTTGGTGTGATCGACTGCCAGACACGTACGCTGCACTATTCCCTGGGCGCGCAGATGCCCATGCCGATTCTGGCCACGAAAGGCAGCGTGCGTCAGCTCAAGGGGGAGGGGCCTGCTGTCGGACTGTTTCCCGACGTCGAGTATCCGACCTATCATTGTGAGCTGCCGGAGCATTTCAGACTCTGGCTCTGTTCGGATGGCGTTTTTGACTGTCTGGCAGGAAACAACCTTGAAGAGCGCCTTTCTGCACTGTGCGAGCATATCGGCAATGCAGGGAGCATCAGTGATCTGAAATCATCGCTGGCCCTGTCCGATGCATTACCGGATGACATTACCTTTCTTACCCTGAGCGGTTTCAATGATGGATGA
- a CDS encoding VacJ family lipoprotein, whose product MKTWSNIAAATFTCVTLAGCAGAQTQDSNPQDPWEGFNRGVYSFNDTLDRYALKPVAQGYDYITPTPVQEGVGNFFSNLGEVGNSFNSLLQWKLTNAGTSIGRLLINTTLGLGGFLDPATRMGIDQHDEDFGQTLATWGVGSGPYLVLPFLGPSTVRDTAGMPVDWYTDPVTYIDDDVTRWSVRFIDLVQTRASLLDQEKLIQGDRYSFIRDAYLQRRAFLINDGRSGKDPFASDDLEFDDSDFAE is encoded by the coding sequence ATGAAAACATGGTCGAACATTGCCGCGGCAACCTTTACCTGTGTCACGCTGGCAGGGTGTGCCGGTGCGCAAACGCAGGACAGCAACCCCCAGGATCCCTGGGAAGGCTTTAACCGGGGCGTGTACTCCTTTAACGACACGCTGGATCGCTATGCGCTCAAGCCGGTCGCGCAGGGGTATGACTACATTACACCGACACCCGTGCAGGAGGGGGTGGGCAACTTCTTCTCCAACCTGGGGGAAGTCGGCAACTCCTTCAATAGCCTGCTGCAGTGGAAGCTGACCAACGCCGGCACCTCGATCGGGCGGCTTTTGATCAATACCACCCTGGGTCTGGGCGGCTTCCTTGATCCGGCAACCCGTATGGGAATCGATCAGCACGACGAAGACTTCGGTCAGACGCTGGCCACCTGGGGAGTCGGTTCAGGGCCCTACCTGGTGCTGCCGTTCCTCGGGCCGAGCACCGTACGCGATACGGCCGGTATGCCGGTGGACTGGTATACCGATCCGGTCACCTATATTGATGATGACGTGACACGCTGGAGCGTGCGGTTTATCGATCTGGTGCAGACGCGAGCCTCATTGCTGGATCAGGAAAAGCTGATTCAGGGGGACCGCTACTCGTTCATTCGTGATGCCTACCTGCAGCGCCGGGCGTTTTTGATCAATGACGGTCGGTCCGGCAAGGATCCCTTCGCCAGTGATGATCTTGAGTTCGATGACAGCGACTTTGCAGAATAA